From a region of the Sebastes umbrosus isolate fSebUmb1 chromosome 10, fSebUmb1.pri, whole genome shotgun sequence genome:
- the klhl31 gene encoding kelch-like protein 31 yields MAPKKNKATKKSKGDINEMTIMVEDSPINKINGLNTLLEGGNGFNCISTEVTDSVYAPNLLEGLSTMRQDSFLCDLTVATKTKSFDVHKVVMASCSEYIRNILKKDSSLQKIDLNDLSPVGLATAITYAYSGKLTLSLYSIGSTIAAAMLLQIGTLVKMCSDFLMQELSVENCMYVANIADAYDLKETKEAAQKFMRENFIEFSEMEQFLKLTYEQISDFLSDDSLQLPSEITAFQIAMKWLDFDEKRLKYAADLLTLIRFGTISAQDLVNHVQMAPRMMQDPECHRLLVDAMNYHLLPYQQNILQSRRTKVRGGLKVIFTVGGRPALTEKSLSKEVLYRDADNVWNKLTEMPAKSFNQCVAVLDGFLYVAGGEDQNDARNQAKHAVSNFCRYDPRFNNWIHLSNMIQKRTHFSLNIFNGLLFAIGGRNGDGVQASVECYVPSSNQWQMKAPMEVPRCCHASSLIDGKILVSGGYINNAYSRAVCSYDPSTDTWQDKNSLSTPRGWHCAASVGDRAYVIGGSQLGGRGERVDVLAVESYNAHSGQWSYCTPLHTGVSTAGISILNNKIYLLGGWNEGEKKYKKCIQVFNPDLNEWTEDDELPEATVGISCCVVTIPTRKTRESRASSVSSAPVSI; encoded by the exons ATGGCACCTAAAAAGAACAAGGCGACCAAAAAGAGCAAAGGAGACATAAATGAAATGACCATAATGGTGGAGGACAGCCCGATCAACAAGATCAACGGGCTGAACACCCTGCTGGAAGGAGGAAACGGCTTCAACTGTATTTCAACTGAAGTCACTGATTCTGTGTACGCCCCGAACCTGCTGGAGGGTTTGAGCACCATGAGGCAGGACAGCTTCCTCTGCGATCTAACCGTCGCCACCAAGACAAAGTCGTTTGATGTCCACAAGGTCGTCATGGCCTCCTGCAGCGAGTACATCCGAAACATCTTGAAGAAGGACTCGTCTCTCCAGAAGATCGACCTGAACGACCTCTCGCCGGTCGGCCTCGCCACGGCGATCACGTACGCATACTCTGGGAAGCTGACCCTGTCGCTGTACAGCATCGGCAGCACCATCGCCGCGGCCATGCTGCTGCAGATCGGCACCTTGGTGAAGATGTGCAGCGACTTCCTCATGCAGGAGCTCAGCGTGGAGAACTGCATGTACGTGGCCAACATCGCCGATGCCTACGACCTCAAAGAAACCAAGGAGGCAGCTCAGAAGTTCATGCGGGAGAACTTCATCGAGTTTTCTGAGATGGAGCAGTTCCTGAAGCTCACCTACGAGCAGATAAGTGATTTCCTCTCGGACGACTCTCTGCAGCTTCCCTCCGAGATCACGGCCTTCCAGATCGCCATGAAGTGGTTGGACTTTGACGAGAAGAGGTTGAAGTATGCGGCGGATCTCCTCACTCTCATCCGCTTCGGCACCATCTCCGCCCAAGACCTGGTGAATCATGTCCAGATGGCGCCCAGAATGATGCAAGACCCCGAGTGCCACCGTCTCCTTGTCGACGCCATGAATTACCATCTGCTGCCATACCAACAGAACATCCTCCAGTCACGCAGAACAAAGGTGCGCGGCGGCCTCAAGGTGATATTCACAGTTGGCGGACGCCCCGCCTTGACGGAGAAATCCCTCAGCAAAGAAGTTCTCTACAGAGATGCAGATAACGTGTGGAATAAGTTGACAGAAATGCCAGCAAAGAGTTTCAATCAGTGTGTGGCGGTGTTGGACGGCTTCCTCTACGTGGCAGGTGGCGAGGACCAGAATGATGCAAGGAACCAGGCTAAGCACGCTGTCAGCAACTTCTGCAG ATACGACCCCCGCTTCAACAATTGGATTCACTTGAGCAACATGATCCAGAAGCGCACGCACTTCAGCCTCAACATCTTCAACGGCCTCCTGTTTGCCATCGGAGGGCGAAACGGCGACGGCGTTCAGGCCTCCGTGGAGTGCTACGTGCCGTCCTCCAACCAGTGGCAGATGAAAGCTCCCATGGAGGTGCCCCGCTGCTGTCACGCCAGCTCCCTCATCGACGGCAAGATCCTTGTATCCGGAGGTTACATCAACAACGCCTACTCCAGGGCCGTGTGCTCGTACGACCCCTCCACCGACACCTGGCAGGATAAGAACAGTCTGAGCACACCTCGAGGCTGGCACTGCGCCGCCAGCGTGGGAGACCGGGCCTACGTCATCGGCGGCAGCCAGCTGGGAGGTCGTGGGGAGAGGGTGGACGTCCTCGCCGTCGAGTCTTACAACGCTCACAGCGGGCAGTGGAGCTACTGCACACCCCTTCACACAGGAGTGAGCACGGCGGGTATATCCATTTTGAACAACAAGATCTATCTGCTCGGAGGCTGGAACGAGGGAGAGAAGAAGTACAAGAAATGCATTCAAGTTTTCAACCCTGACCTCAATGAATGGACTGAGGACGATGAACTGCCGGAAGCCACAGTCGGCATTTCATGCTGCGTCGTCACCATACCCACACGGAAAACACGAGAGTCCAGAGCCAGTTCAGTATCTTCTGCACCAGTCAGTATATAA
- the eloal gene encoding elongin A, like isoform X2 — protein sequence MASCSDVVKKVMRFKLQLTDTAEPATVVKILQKLKDLDITLDILAETGIGKTVNSLRRHEQAGELAKSLVRGWKRLVPKESKSHTEDGDASEGLSVKDKLDDQNCPNNGSLTMEDSNNNCVTSHSKSQNSSDEALFKSRKADSEKQCEEQKIHNENQEITEQENQDISQNDVLKKDIEIQEDQMDNSFVSKKKKRDESNRKSGDTDAKNSEDTHQKSSSDSGRFGSEKESNKKPKESAKQGKESFESSDRHSETLKLVSVKDDRPSEISRSSEAQNKKRKKTSKEKHKQESEKKHSKNKKAKIKHKDEQSEEPSMSFESCLNYDVNVFKRKEKSGVKKPPKTKKTVVKQKATKGPGMTPFRSPEMSPTQFKESVMELLPFIIPLPAALPECEKPFSVEYFERKVEKESDSCDVSEESAGFTGQRLNTKMQVYSGAKTVFLPTMMSLHQQCIRTLQNNINLLYETGGVPYEILEPVLERCTPQQLLHIEECNPIYVGETDHLWGKHCQRDFKHSKLQEYESWKEMYVRLSEERERKLKRLTKSIVSAHSSKPKGRQVKMAFIHTVAKPPRDVRIQQEIHGTAVQQPQLRCSVKVQDSRPSPSCNEPSRSSSTSSGATNTQDPRKKTRVAPMMAKSLKAFKKQLGRR from the exons ATGGCCAGCTGCTCTGATGTGGTGAAGAAAGTCATGCGGTTCAAACTTCAGCTGACAGACACAGCAGAGCCTGCTACG GTTGTAAAGATATTGCAGAAACTCAAGGATCTGGATATCACATTAGACATTCTCGCT GAAACTGGAATTGGCAAAACAGTGAACTCCTTGCGCAGACATGAACAAGCTGGAGAATTGGCCAAGTCGCTAGTTAGGGGCTGGAAAAGACTTGTCCCTAAGGAGTCCAAAAG CCACACAGAAGATGGGGATGCGTCAGAGGGTTTGTCTGTTAAAGACAAACTGGATGACCAAAACTGTCCAAATAATGGAAGTTTGACAATGGAGGATTCAAACAATAATTGCGTAACATCTCACAGTAAGAGTCAGAATTCTTCAGATGAGGCCCTCTTCAAAAGCAGGAAAGCTGATTCAGAGAAACAATGTGAAGAGCAGAAAATACACAATGAAAATCAAGAAATAACTGAACAAGAGAACCAGGATATCTCTCAGAATGACGTCTTGAAAAAGGACATTGAAATCCAAGAAGATCAAATGGACAATTCATTCGTctccaagaagaagaaaagggatGAGAGTAACAGAAAGTCAGGAGACACTGATGCCAAAAACTCAGAGGACACTCATCAGAAATCCAGCTCTGATAGTGGAAGATTTGGGTCAGAAAAAGAGTCAAATAAGAAACCAAAAGAATCAGCAAAACAAGGCAAAGAATCATTTGAATCCAGTGACAGACACTCTGAAACGTTAAAGCTGGTCAGCGTCAAAGATGACAGACCTTCAGAAATATCGAGGAGCTCAGAggcccaaaacaaaaaaagaaaaaaaacgagTAAAGAGAAGCACAAAcaagagtctgaaaaaaagcattcaaaaaacaaaaaggctaaaatcaAGCACAAAGATGAGCAAAGTGAGGAGCCCTCCATGTCTTTTGAATCGTGCTTGAACTACGACGTGAATGTTttcaagagaaaagaaaaatctggaGTGAAGAAACCTCCCAAAACTAAAAAGACTGTAGTAAAACAGAAAGCAACAAAAGGTCCTGGAATGACACCTTTCAGGTCACCTGAGATGTCTCCAACACAG TTTAAGGAGTCTGTAATGGAGCTGCTTCCATTTATCATTCCTTTACCCGCTGCTCTGCCTGAATGTGAAAAGCCATTCAGTGTTGAGTACTTTGAGAGGAAAG TTGAGAAGGAGTCTGATTCCTGTGACGTTTCGGAGGAGTCTGCAGGCTTCACCGGTCAACGACTTAACACAAAGATGCAGGTGTACTCTGGTGCCAAGACCGTCTTCCTCCCAACCATGATGAGCTTGCACCAACAGTGTATCCGCACACTGCAGAATAATATCAACT TGCTTTATGAAACTGGCGGAGTCCCGTATGAAATCCTCGAGCCGGTGTTGGAGAGGTGTACGCCACAGCAGCTGCTACACATTGAAGAATGCAACCCA ATCTACGTTGGAGAGACCGACCACTTGTGGGGTAAACACTGTCAGAGGGACTTCAAACACTCCAAACTTCAGGAGTATGAATCATGGAAAGAGATGTACGTCAGGCTGTCTGAGGAGAGGGAAAGGAAACTCAAAAGACTGACAAAAAGCATCGTCTCGGCACATTCTAGCAAACCCAAAG gtcggCAGGTGAAGATGGCATTTATTCACACTGTTGCCAAGCCACCGAGAGATGTGCGAATTCAGCAGGAAATTCATGGAACTGCTGTTCAGCAGCCTCAGCTCAGGTGCAG CGTCAAGGTTCAGGACAGCAGACCGAGCCCGAGTTGTAATGAGCCCAGCAGGTCCAGCAGCACCAGTTCAGGGGCAACCAATACACAAGACCCTCGCAAAAAAACAA GAGTTGCTCCAATGATGGCAAAGTCCTTAAAGGCCTTTAAGAAACAGCTGGGACGCAGATAA
- the eloal gene encoding elongin A, like isoform X1 — translation MASCSDVVKKVMRFKLQLTDTAEPATVVKILQKLKDLDITLDILAETGIGKTVNSLRRHEQAGELAKSLVRGWKRLVPKESKSHTEDGDASEGLSVKDKLDDQNCPNNGSLTMEDSNNNCVTSHSKSQNSSDEALFKSRKADSEKQCEEQKIHNENQEITEQENQDISQNDVLKKDIEIQEDQMDNSFVSKKKKRDESNRKSGDTDAKNSEDTHQKSSSDSGRFGSEKESNKKPKESAKQGKESFESSDRHSETLKLVSVKDDRPSEISRSSEAQNKKRKKTSKEKHKQESEKKHSKNKKAKIKHKDEQSEEPSMSFESCLNYDVNVFKRKEKSGVKKPPKTKKTVVKQKATKGPGMTPFRSPEMSPTQEFKESVMELLPFIIPLPAALPECEKPFSVEYFERKVEKESDSCDVSEESAGFTGQRLNTKMQVYSGAKTVFLPTMMSLHQQCIRTLQNNINLLYETGGVPYEILEPVLERCTPQQLLHIEECNPIYVGETDHLWGKHCQRDFKHSKLQEYESWKEMYVRLSEERERKLKRLTKSIVSAHSSKPKGRQVKMAFIHTVAKPPRDVRIQQEIHGTAVQQPQLRCSVKVQDSRPSPSCNEPSRSSSTSSGATNTQDPRKKTRVAPMMAKSLKAFKKQLGRR, via the exons ATGGCCAGCTGCTCTGATGTGGTGAAGAAAGTCATGCGGTTCAAACTTCAGCTGACAGACACAGCAGAGCCTGCTACG GTTGTAAAGATATTGCAGAAACTCAAGGATCTGGATATCACATTAGACATTCTCGCT GAAACTGGAATTGGCAAAACAGTGAACTCCTTGCGCAGACATGAACAAGCTGGAGAATTGGCCAAGTCGCTAGTTAGGGGCTGGAAAAGACTTGTCCCTAAGGAGTCCAAAAG CCACACAGAAGATGGGGATGCGTCAGAGGGTTTGTCTGTTAAAGACAAACTGGATGACCAAAACTGTCCAAATAATGGAAGTTTGACAATGGAGGATTCAAACAATAATTGCGTAACATCTCACAGTAAGAGTCAGAATTCTTCAGATGAGGCCCTCTTCAAAAGCAGGAAAGCTGATTCAGAGAAACAATGTGAAGAGCAGAAAATACACAATGAAAATCAAGAAATAACTGAACAAGAGAACCAGGATATCTCTCAGAATGACGTCTTGAAAAAGGACATTGAAATCCAAGAAGATCAAATGGACAATTCATTCGTctccaagaagaagaaaagggatGAGAGTAACAGAAAGTCAGGAGACACTGATGCCAAAAACTCAGAGGACACTCATCAGAAATCCAGCTCTGATAGTGGAAGATTTGGGTCAGAAAAAGAGTCAAATAAGAAACCAAAAGAATCAGCAAAACAAGGCAAAGAATCATTTGAATCCAGTGACAGACACTCTGAAACGTTAAAGCTGGTCAGCGTCAAAGATGACAGACCTTCAGAAATATCGAGGAGCTCAGAggcccaaaacaaaaaaagaaaaaaaacgagTAAAGAGAAGCACAAAcaagagtctgaaaaaaagcattcaaaaaacaaaaaggctaaaatcaAGCACAAAGATGAGCAAAGTGAGGAGCCCTCCATGTCTTTTGAATCGTGCTTGAACTACGACGTGAATGTTttcaagagaaaagaaaaatctggaGTGAAGAAACCTCCCAAAACTAAAAAGACTGTAGTAAAACAGAAAGCAACAAAAGGTCCTGGAATGACACCTTTCAGGTCACCTGAGATGTCTCCAACACAG GAGTTTAAGGAGTCTGTAATGGAGCTGCTTCCATTTATCATTCCTTTACCCGCTGCTCTGCCTGAATGTGAAAAGCCATTCAGTGTTGAGTACTTTGAGAGGAAAG TTGAGAAGGAGTCTGATTCCTGTGACGTTTCGGAGGAGTCTGCAGGCTTCACCGGTCAACGACTTAACACAAAGATGCAGGTGTACTCTGGTGCCAAGACCGTCTTCCTCCCAACCATGATGAGCTTGCACCAACAGTGTATCCGCACACTGCAGAATAATATCAACT TGCTTTATGAAACTGGCGGAGTCCCGTATGAAATCCTCGAGCCGGTGTTGGAGAGGTGTACGCCACAGCAGCTGCTACACATTGAAGAATGCAACCCA ATCTACGTTGGAGAGACCGACCACTTGTGGGGTAAACACTGTCAGAGGGACTTCAAACACTCCAAACTTCAGGAGTATGAATCATGGAAAGAGATGTACGTCAGGCTGTCTGAGGAGAGGGAAAGGAAACTCAAAAGACTGACAAAAAGCATCGTCTCGGCACATTCTAGCAAACCCAAAG gtcggCAGGTGAAGATGGCATTTATTCACACTGTTGCCAAGCCACCGAGAGATGTGCGAATTCAGCAGGAAATTCATGGAACTGCTGTTCAGCAGCCTCAGCTCAGGTGCAG CGTCAAGGTTCAGGACAGCAGACCGAGCCCGAGTTGTAATGAGCCCAGCAGGTCCAGCAGCACCAGTTCAGGGGCAACCAATACACAAGACCCTCGCAAAAAAACAA GAGTTGCTCCAATGATGGCAAAGTCCTTAAAGGCCTTTAAGAAACAGCTGGGACGCAGATAA